The following coding sequences lie in one Komagataeibacter sucrofermentans DSM 15973 genomic window:
- a CDS encoding CarD family transcriptional regulator, with translation MSMFRTTQKGTVTDAMARTAAATTAAEAKSSTAVKDEDPFREGDAIVYAAHGVGRVDRIGVDEIAGTKLEMIQISFPGNQMTLRIPLSKARKSGLRKIVSREIVDKAMAIIKGKPHVSRGMWARRAVAYQEKINSGDLVQIAEVLRDLRRNVDSLDGSFSERKLFEAAQERFVAEVAVLEGKEPTEVLENLTEVMKAA, from the coding sequence ATGAGCATGTTCAGAACCACCCAGAAGGGCACTGTGACCGATGCCATGGCGCGGACCGCCGCCGCGACCACGGCAGCCGAGGCCAAGTCCAGCACGGCTGTAAAAGATGAAGATCCGTTCCGCGAGGGCGATGCCATCGTCTATGCCGCGCATGGCGTGGGCCGCGTTGACCGGATCGGGGTCGACGAGATCGCGGGCACGAAGCTGGAGATGATCCAGATCTCGTTCCCCGGCAACCAGATGACGCTGCGCATCCCGCTCTCGAAGGCGCGCAAGTCAGGCCTGCGCAAGATCGTCTCGCGCGAGATCGTGGACAAGGCGATGGCCATCATCAAGGGCAAGCCCCATGTCAGCCGTGGCATGTGGGCCCGCCGCGCGGTGGCCTATCAGGAAAAGATCAATTCCGGCGACCTCGTGCAGATTGCCGAAGTGCTGCGCGACCTGCGCCGCAATGTCGACAGCCTTGATGGCAGCTTTAGCGAGCGCAAGCTGTTCGAGGCGGCACAGGAACGCTTCGTGGCCGAAGTGGCCGTGCTGGAAGGCAAGGAGCCGACCGAAGTGCTGGAAAACCTGACCGAGGTGATGAAGGCGGCCTGA
- a CDS encoding bestrophin family protein, with translation MVINRKIGLWILMRESLLSLVLLCAWDVVVVVMFQIFHQEWMEQPTLPISLIGSALVLFMSFRNNTAYNRWWEGRTLWGAVTNNSRSFARQAGTILRGCPDLACAMAAYPYALRSALGRLDDIDDVLRLLPDSMKPGIEGRANIPAAILFQIGLRVEAECRRMDIDGALQGQIDRILSDMSNAQGGLERIRNTPLAIQFSVLPKVVAAVFCIILPLSMVQTLGWITPLGSSLVGLLFVALDKIGSDLQDPFGSTPHGMPMLTISRTIEIDLMQSCGLPAPPPLAPVRGVQG, from the coding sequence ATGGTCATCAATCGCAAAATCGGCTTGTGGATCCTCATGCGCGAGAGCCTGCTCTCGCTCGTGCTGCTCTGTGCGTGGGATGTGGTCGTGGTTGTAATGTTCCAGATCTTCCATCAGGAATGGATGGAACAGCCCACCCTGCCCATATCGCTCATCGGCTCGGCGCTGGTACTGTTCATGAGCTTTCGCAACAACACCGCCTATAACCGCTGGTGGGAGGGGCGCACCCTGTGGGGGGCCGTGACCAATAACAGCCGCTCGTTTGCGCGGCAGGCGGGCACCATCCTGCGCGGCTGCCCGGATCTGGCCTGCGCCATGGCCGCCTACCCCTACGCGCTGCGCAGCGCGCTCGGCCGGCTTGATGACATTGATGACGTGCTGCGCCTTTTGCCTGATTCCATGAAGCCCGGCATCGAAGGCCGCGCCAACATTCCCGCCGCCATCCTGTTCCAGATCGGGCTGCGGGTGGAGGCGGAATGCCGCAGGATGGATATTGATGGCGCGCTGCAGGGCCAGATCGACCGCATCCTGTCTGACATGAGCAATGCGCAGGGCGGGCTCGAGCGCATCCGCAACACGCCGCTGGCCATCCAGTTCTCGGTTCTGCCCAAGGTGGTGGCGGCGGTGTTCTGCATCATCCTGCCGCTTTCCATGGTGCAGACGCTGGGGTGGATCACGCCGCTCGGCTCATCGCTCGTGGGGCTTCTGTTCGTGGCGCTCGACAAGATCGGCAGCGATTTGCAGGACCCCTTTGGCTCAACGCCGCACGGCATGCCCATGCTGACCATATCGCGCACCATCGAGATCGACCTCATGCAGTCCTGCGGGCTGCCCGCGCCGCCGCCGCTGGCCCCGGTCAGGGGCGTTCAGGGCTGA
- a CDS encoding S-(hydroxymethyl)glutathione dehydrogenase/class III alcohol dehydrogenase produces the protein MDVRAAVAFEAGKPLEIETVQLEGPREGEVLVEIMATGLCHTDKFTLSGADPEGLFPAILGHEGAGVVREVGPGVRHLKPGDHVIPLYTPECRECKSCLSRKTNLCTAIRTTQGKGLMPDGTSRFSFKGQPIHHYMGCSTFANFTVLPEIALAKIRPDAPFDKVFYIGCGVTTGIGAVLFTAKVEAGATVAVFGLGGIGLNVIQGAKMVGADRIIGIDINPEREAIGRKFGMTDFINPKDLGPDGDLVGHIVELTGGGVDYSFECVGNPTLMRQALECAHRGWGVSTVIGVAGAGQEISTRPFQLVTGRRWIGSAFGGARGRTDVPRIVDWFMENRIDIDSLITHRLPLERINEGFDMMAKGESIRTVVEF, from the coding sequence ATGGATGTAAGGGCCGCCGTTGCCTTCGAGGCTGGCAAACCGCTTGAAATCGAGACCGTGCAGCTCGAGGGCCCGCGTGAGGGCGAGGTGCTGGTGGAAATCATGGCCACCGGCCTGTGCCATACCGACAAGTTCACCCTCTCGGGTGCTGACCCGGAGGGGCTGTTCCCCGCCATTCTGGGTCACGAAGGGGCAGGGGTCGTGCGCGAGGTCGGCCCCGGCGTGCGCCATCTGAAGCCCGGCGACCACGTGATCCCGCTCTACACGCCGGAATGCCGGGAGTGTAAATCCTGCCTCTCGCGCAAGACCAACCTGTGCACGGCCATCCGCACGACACAGGGCAAGGGGCTGATGCCTGATGGCACGTCGCGCTTTTCGTTCAAAGGGCAGCCGATCCATCACTACATGGGCTGCTCCACCTTCGCCAACTTCACCGTGCTGCCCGAGATCGCACTGGCCAAGATCCGGCCCGATGCCCCGTTTGACAAGGTGTTCTACATTGGCTGCGGCGTGACCACCGGCATCGGCGCCGTGCTGTTTACCGCCAAGGTCGAGGCAGGGGCCACGGTGGCCGTGTTCGGGCTGGGTGGCATCGGGCTGAACGTGATCCAGGGGGCGAAGATGGTTGGCGCCGATCGGATCATCGGCATCGACATCAACCCCGAGCGCGAGGCCATTGGCCGCAAATTCGGCATGACCGATTTCATCAACCCCAAAGATCTTGGCCCCGATGGCGACCTTGTCGGCCATATCGTGGAACTGACCGGCGGCGGGGTGGATTACTCGTTTGAATGTGTGGGCAACCCCACGCTCATGCGCCAGGCGCTGGAATGCGCGCATCGCGGCTGGGGGGTCTCGACCGTCATCGGCGTGGCAGGTGCAGGGCAGGAGATCAGCACGCGTCCCTTCCAGCTCGTGACCGGGCGGCGGTGGATCGGCTCGGCCTTTGGTGGCGCGCGCGGGCGCACCGACGTGCCGCGCATTGTAGACTGGTTCATGGAAAACCGCATCGACATTGACAGCCTGATTACCCACAGGCTGCCGCTCGAGCGCATCAATGAGGGCTTCGACATGATGGCGAAGGGCGAAAGCATCCGCACGGTTGTGGAGTTCTGA
- the fghA gene encoding S-formylglutathione hydrolase, with the protein MSKITTLEEHATCGGQVGFYSHPSTTLGLEARFGAFLPARALAGEKVPVLFVLAGLTCTQETFLIKSNAVRFAAEHGLALVAPDTSPRGAGVPGEDETYDLGTGAGFYLDATTPAWRTHYRMGSYIDTELPQLVQEHFAVDGARRGIMGHSMGGHGALVHALTAPQEWKSVSAFAPICHPAIVPWGEKAFAAYLGPDRKAWARHDATLLLEAGHTHPTTILIDQGAADQFLHNQLRPDLLRVAAGAAGQGLQLREHAGYDHSYWFIQSFVAEHIKHHAAILGAL; encoded by the coding sequence ATGAGCAAGATCACAACCCTTGAGGAACACGCAACCTGCGGCGGGCAGGTCGGTTTTTACAGCCATCCCTCCACCACGCTGGGGCTGGAGGCGCGTTTTGGCGCGTTCCTGCCCGCCCGCGCGCTGGCGGGCGAGAAGGTGCCGGTGCTGTTCGTGCTGGCCGGCCTGACCTGCACGCAGGAGACCTTTCTCATCAAATCAAACGCCGTGCGCTTTGCTGCCGAGCACGGGCTGGCGCTGGTCGCCCCCGATACCTCGCCACGCGGCGCTGGCGTGCCGGGCGAGGACGAGACATACGACCTTGGCACCGGGGCCGGTTTCTACCTTGATGCCACCACGCCAGCATGGCGGACGCATTACCGCATGGGCAGTTATATCGATACGGAACTGCCGCAACTGGTGCAGGAGCATTTTGCCGTTGATGGCGCGCGACGTGGCATCATGGGGCATTCCATGGGCGGGCATGGCGCGCTGGTGCATGCGCTCACGGCGCCCCAGGAATGGAAGTCCGTCTCGGCCTTTGCCCCGATCTGCCACCCGGCCATCGTGCCGTGGGGCGAGAAGGCGTTTGCCGCCTATCTTGGCCCGGACCGCAAGGCCTGGGCGCGGCATGATGCGACGCTGCTGCTTGAAGCAGGTCATACCCACCCCACCACCATCCTGATCGATCAGGGTGCGGCGGATCAGTTCCTGCACAATCAGCTCAGGCCCGACCTGCTGCGCGTGGCGGCAGGTGCTGCGGGGCAGGGGCTACAGTTGCGCGAGCATGCGGGGTATGACCACTCCTACTGGTTCATCCAGTCTTTCGTGGCGGAGCATATCAAGCATCATGCCGCGATTTTGGGTGCGCTCTGA
- a CDS encoding secondary thiamine-phosphate synthase enzyme YjbQ, whose protein sequence is MRQELHSLQVSTRGKGLVPIDRPVLAWVRDSGIETGLLTLWCRHTSASLCVQENADPTVRTDIERYFEALVPEQPGRYIHDDEGPDDMPAHLRAMLTNTQLSIPVASGRPVLGTWQGLYLFEHRARPHRREIVLHLMGE, encoded by the coding sequence ATGCGCCAGGAACTGCACAGCCTTCAGGTGAGCACGCGGGGCAAGGGGCTGGTTCCGATCGACCGGCCGGTGCTGGCCTGGGTGCGCGACAGCGGCATTGAAACCGGCCTGCTCACCCTGTGGTGCCGCCATACCTCCGCATCGCTATGCGTGCAGGAAAATGCCGACCCGACCGTGCGCACGGACATAGAGCGGTATTTCGAGGCCCTCGTGCCCGAGCAGCCCGGTCGCTACATCCATGATGATGAAGGCCCGGATGACATGCCCGCCCATCTGCGCGCCATGCTCACCAACACGCAGCTTTCCATCCCCGTGGCCAGTGGCAGGCCGGTTCTGGGCACATGGCAGGGGTTATACCTGTTCGAGCACCGCGCCCGCCCCCACCGGCGCGAGATCGTGCTGCACCTGATGGGTGAATGA
- the trpS gene encoding tryptophan--tRNA ligase — MQRLFSGIQPTGIPQLGNYLGAIRNWVALQRDHECIFCLVDMHAITTWQDPATLRQQTLAQTAVLLASGIDVQKHILFNQSAVSAHARLGWIFNCVARLGWLNRMTQFKDKAGKDREKHSAGLYVYPDLMAADILAYRATAVPVGEDQKQHLELTNDIAQKFNHDYGVEFFPQVEALIPPQGARVMSLRDGTKKMSKSDPSAQSRIEMTDDADTIANKIKRAKSDSEALPSEEAGLENRPEARNLVTIYATLADMPVTDVLRQFGGQGFGPFKAALTEVVVGAVCPIAAETERLLREPGFLCDTLREGANRARVIAEPIVSEAEALIGFLK; from the coding sequence ATGCAACGCCTGTTTTCCGGCATTCAGCCGACCGGTATCCCGCAGCTTGGCAACTACCTGGGCGCGATACGCAACTGGGTTGCGCTCCAGCGCGACCATGAGTGCATCTTCTGCCTGGTGGACATGCACGCCATCACCACATGGCAGGACCCCGCCACCCTGCGCCAGCAGACACTGGCCCAGACCGCCGTGCTGCTGGCCTCGGGCATTGATGTGCAGAAGCATATCCTGTTCAACCAGTCCGCTGTCAGCGCGCATGCCCGGCTGGGGTGGATTTTCAACTGTGTTGCGCGCCTGGGCTGGCTCAACCGCATGACCCAGTTCAAGGACAAGGCGGGCAAGGACCGCGAGAAGCATTCCGCAGGGCTGTATGTCTATCCCGACCTCATGGCAGCCGACATCCTGGCCTACAGGGCCACGGCGGTGCCGGTGGGCGAAGACCAGAAGCAGCACCTTGAACTGACCAACGACATTGCCCAGAAATTCAACCATGATTACGGGGTGGAGTTCTTCCCGCAGGTCGAGGCCCTCATTCCGCCGCAGGGCGCGCGCGTGATGAGCCTGCGCGATGGCACCAAGAAAATGTCCAAATCCGATCCCTCCGCCCAGAGCCGGATCGAGATGACGGATGATGCCGATACCATCGCCAACAAGATCAAGCGCGCCAAAAGCGATTCCGAAGCCCTGCCATCAGAGGAAGCAGGCCTTGAAAACCGGCCCGAGGCCCGCAATCTTGTCACCATATATGCCACTCTGGCCGATATGCCCGTTACGGATGTGCTCCGGCAGTTTGGCGGCCAGGGCTTTGGCCCGTTCAAGGCGGCGCTGACCGAGGTGGTGGTAGGCGCTGTCTGCCCCATCGCCGCCGAGACGGAGCGCCTGCTCAGGGAACCCGGCTTCCTGTGCGACACCCTGCGCGAAGGAGCCAACCGCGCCCGCGTCATTGCCGAGCCCATCGTATCGGAAGCCGAGGCACTGATCGGCTTCCTGAAATAA
- a CDS encoding cytochrome c, with product MGIATGRMASVLRGGCMLAAVALLAACTRHGQEGYARYRTNCGICHHGGEGLKGEIPPITGRVDRIATSPEGRQYLMHVLLNGLNGPLKIDGVPYNFFMPSFRAHLSDEEIASILSYLATRGDTHPAPVFTAAEVARERAHPLSSSMVADERRRLDAIHPLP from the coding sequence ATGGGTATTGCTACCGGGCGCATGGCGTCCGTACTGCGCGGAGGCTGCATGCTGGCCGCCGTGGCGCTGCTGGCCGCCTGCACGCGCCACGGGCAGGAAGGCTATGCGCGCTACCGCACCAATTGCGGCATCTGCCACCACGGCGGTGAAGGGCTGAAGGGCGAGATCCCGCCCATTACCGGCCGCGTGGACAGGATCGCCACCTCGCCCGAGGGCAGGCAGTACCTCATGCATGTGTTGCTGAACGGGCTGAATGGCCCGCTGAAGATCGATGGCGTGCCCTACAACTTCTTCATGCCGTCCTTCCGCGCCCATCTGTCGGATGAGGAGATCGCCTCCATCCTCAGCTATCTGGCCACGCGCGGCGACACCCACCCCGCCCCGGTCTTTACCGCAGCCGAGGTGGCGCGTGAGCGCGCCCACCCCCTGAGCAGCAGCATGGTGGCGGATGAACGCCGCCGCCTTGATGCAATCCACCCCCTGCCCTGA
- a CDS encoding FKBP-type peptidyl-prolyl cis-trans isomerase, translated as MKRFSRVIPLLAAAVVAVPLAACGGGNKDDQPELTPAQFMDNVRKQPGVQTLPDGLAYKVLQSGPKDGAQPTINDSVMVIYEGRLPDGGIFDSSDQHGHGAYMQMPLEMVIKGWQEAVPKMHVGDTWMLYVPPELGYGHKSMGIIQPDSPLIFKIQLLGVSPGGR; from the coding sequence ATGAAACGCTTTTCCCGTGTCATTCCCCTTCTTGCCGCAGCCGTGGTGGCGGTGCCACTTGCGGCCTGTGGCGGCGGAAACAAGGATGACCAGCCGGAACTGACCCCGGCGCAGTTCATGGACAACGTGCGCAAGCAGCCCGGTGTCCAGACCCTGCCCGACGGGCTGGCCTACAAAGTGCTCCAGTCCGGCCCTAAGGATGGGGCGCAGCCCACCATCAATGACAGCGTGATGGTGATCTATGAAGGCCGCCTGCCCGATGGTGGCATCTTTGACAGCTCCGACCAGCATGGCCACGGCGCGTATATGCAGATGCCGCTGGAAATGGTGATCAAGGGCTGGCAGGAAGCCGTGCCCAAGATGCATGTGGGCGATACGTGGATGCTGTACGTGCCGCCTGAACTTGGCTATGGCCACAAATCAATGGGCATCATCCAGCCGGATAGCCCGCTGATTTTCAAGATCCAGCTGCTAGGCGTCTCGCCCGGCGGTCGTTAA
- a CDS encoding argininosuccinate synthase produces MAAKDVKKVVLAYSGGLDTSVILRWLQTTYNCEVVTFTADLGQGEELEPARRKAEMFGVKEIFVEDLRETFVKDFVFPMFRANALYEGQYLLGTSIARPLIAQRQIEIAEQVGADAVAHGATGKGNDQVRFELAYYALKPDITVIAPWREWDLTSRTRLLSFAEEHQIPIAKDKRGEAPFSVDANLLHSSSEGKLLEDPAVGPDEIVFQRTISPEAAPDKATEITIDFVSGDPVAINGVAMSPATLLTRLNELGRDNGIGRLDLVENRFVGMKSRGIYETPGGTILLTAHRSIESITLDREAMHLKDSLMPRYAEVIYNGLWFSPERHMLQALIDRSQHSVSGRVRLKLYKGNVICVGRESPNSLYDTRVVTFEDDQGAYNQADAQGFIKLNALRLRLGAKIGRRGGAL; encoded by the coding sequence ATGGCCGCCAAGGATGTCAAAAAGGTCGTTCTCGCGTATTCGGGCGGTCTTGATACTTCCGTGATTCTGCGCTGGTTGCAGACCACCTATAACTGTGAAGTCGTGACCTTCACTGCCGATCTTGGCCAGGGCGAGGAACTTGAGCCCGCCCGCCGCAAGGCCGAGATGTTTGGCGTGAAGGAAATCTTTGTCGAGGATCTGCGCGAGACCTTCGTAAAAGATTTCGTCTTCCCCATGTTCCGCGCCAATGCGCTGTATGAAGGGCAGTACCTGCTGGGCACCTCCATCGCCCGCCCGCTGATCGCCCAGCGCCAGATCGAGATTGCCGAGCAGGTCGGCGCCGATGCCGTGGCCCATGGCGCCACCGGCAAGGGCAATGACCAGGTGCGCTTCGAACTGGCCTATTACGCGCTCAAGCCCGACATCACCGTGATCGCGCCCTGGCGCGAATGGGACCTGACCTCGCGCACGCGCCTGCTCTCATTCGCTGAAGAGCACCAGATCCCCATCGCCAAGGACAAGCGCGGCGAGGCCCCCTTCTCGGTCGATGCGAACCTGCTGCACTCCTCATCGGAAGGCAAGCTGCTTGAAGACCCGGCGGTCGGCCCCGATGAGATCGTGTTCCAGCGCACCATCTCGCCCGAGGCAGCCCCCGACAAGGCAACCGAAATCACCATCGATTTCGTATCCGGCGACCCGGTGGCCATCAACGGCGTGGCCATGTCACCCGCAACGCTGCTCACGCGCCTGAACGAACTCGGCCGCGACAACGGCATTGGCCGCCTCGACCTGGTGGAAAACCGCTTCGTGGGCATGAAGTCGCGCGGCATTTACGAAACGCCGGGTGGCACGATCCTGCTGACCGCGCACCGCAGCATCGAGAGCATCACGCTCGACCGCGAGGCCATGCACCTCAAGGACAGCCTGATGCCGCGCTATGCCGAGGTGATCTATAACGGCCTGTGGTTCTCGCCCGAGCGGCACATGCTGCAGGCGCTGATCGACCGCAGCCAGCATTCCGTATCGGGCCGCGTGCGGCTGAAGCTGTACAAGGGCAACGTGATCTGCGTGGGCCGTGAAAGCCCCAACAGCCTGTATGATACCCGCGTCGTCACCTTCGAGGACGATCAGGGTGCGTATAACCAGGCCGATGCGCAGGGCTTCATCAAGCTCAACGCGCTGCGCCTGCGGCTTGGCGCCAAGATTGGCCGCCGTGGTGGCGCGCTCTGA
- the rlmN gene encoding 23S rRNA (adenine(2503)-C(2))-methyltransferase RlmN produces MSAAPATSPSRLRDGTAASLLDDAERTRIRAKSAQFAPPTAALPDGRRDLVGLSREELTEIMVEIGEKPFRTKQLWHWIYHQGATDFSRMSSIARPLQEKLAERFVIGRPGVVTEQTSQDSTRKFLFRFRDGQEAETVYIPDRQEDRGAVCISSQVGCTLSCTFCHTGTQALVRNLGAAEIVGQFMAARDSYGEWPSPKGDTPRLLSTIVLMGMGEPLYNYDNVAKAMRIIMDGEGIGLSRRRITLSTSGVVPMMDQCGAELGINLAVSLHAVRDDLRDEIVPLNRKYPIKEVIAACRRYPAASNARRITFEYIMLRGINDSEADARELVRLISGIPAKVNLIPFNPWPGSSYKPSTREQLEKFANIVMDAGFASPIRMPRGRDILAACGQLRTESQRLRRAARPDDAPDPVE; encoded by the coding sequence ATGTCCGCAGCCCCCGCAACTTCCCCTTCCCGGTTACGTGACGGGACGGCGGCCTCGCTCCTTGATGATGCGGAGCGCACGCGCATCCGGGCCAAATCCGCCCAGTTCGCGCCGCCCACCGCAGCCCTGCCCGATGGCAGGCGAGACCTTGTGGGCCTGTCGCGCGAGGAACTGACCGAGATCATGGTCGAGATTGGCGAAAAGCCATTCCGCACCAAGCAGTTGTGGCACTGGATCTACCACCAGGGCGCCACCGATTTCTCGCGCATGAGTTCGATTGCCCGCCCCCTGCAGGAAAAGCTGGCCGAGCGCTTTGTCATCGGCCGCCCCGGCGTGGTGACGGAGCAGACCTCGCAGGATTCCACGCGCAAATTCCTTTTCCGCTTCCGTGATGGGCAGGAGGCGGAAACCGTCTACATCCCCGACCGGCAGGAAGACCGGGGTGCGGTGTGTATTTCCTCGCAGGTGGGCTGCACGCTGTCATGCACCTTCTGCCATACCGGCACGCAGGCGCTGGTGCGCAACCTTGGCGCTGCCGAGATCGTGGGCCAGTTCATGGCCGCGCGTGACAGCTATGGCGAATGGCCCAGCCCCAAGGGCGACACGCCGCGCCTGCTCTCGACCATCGTGCTGATGGGCATGGGCGAGCCGCTCTACAATTACGACAACGTGGCCAAGGCGATGCGCATCATCATGGATGGCGAGGGCATCGGCCTTTCGCGCCGGCGCATCACGCTCTCCACATCCGGCGTGGTGCCGATGATGGACCAGTGCGGGGCCGAGCTTGGCATTAACCTTGCCGTGTCGCTCCATGCCGTGCGCGATGACCTGCGCGACGAGATCGTGCCGCTCAACCGCAAGTATCCGATCAAGGAAGTCATTGCCGCCTGCCGCCGCTACCCCGCCGCCAGCAATGCGCGCCGCATCACGTTTGAATACATCATGCTGCGCGGCATCAATGACAGCGAGGCCGATGCGCGTGAACTCGTGCGGCTGATCTCGGGCATTCCGGCCAAGGTCAACCTCATTCCGTTCAACCCGTGGCCAGGCAGCAGCTACAAACCCTCCACGCGCGAGCAGTTGGAGAAGTTTGCGAATATCGTGATGGATGCGGGCTTCGCCTCGCCCATCCGCATGCCGCGCGGGCGCGACATTCTGGCCGCCTGCGGGCAGTTGCGCACCGAAAGCCAGCGCCTGCGCCGCGCCGCCCGCCCTGATGACGCGCCCGATCCGGTGGAATGA
- a CDS encoding TlyA family RNA methyltransferase, translated as MAKRRVDQMLVDRGLVESRTRAQALIMAGLVYTSDRRIAKAGDQLPEDAPLALKGQDHPWVSRGGIKLAHGLEHFGLSPTGLTCLDVGASTGGFTDVLLHEGAAKVYAVDVGHGQLAWKLRSNTEQVVVLEKCNARALDATIIPDPIGALVCDASFIGLRTVLPAGLDLCVPGAWAIALIKPQFEAGRDAVGPKGVVRDPAVHEAVCAMIRDWWADLPGWTVLGIDASPITGPEGNREFLIAARKDG; from the coding sequence ATGGCAAAACGACGCGTTGACCAGATGCTTGTGGACCGGGGACTGGTGGAAAGCCGCACCCGGGCGCAGGCCCTCATCATGGCGGGGCTGGTCTATACATCCGACCGGCGCATTGCCAAGGCGGGCGACCAGTTGCCCGAAGACGCACCGCTTGCGCTCAAGGGGCAGGACCACCCGTGGGTCTCGCGCGGGGGGATCAAGCTGGCGCACGGGCTGGAGCATTTCGGCCTCTCGCCTACTGGCCTGACCTGTCTTGACGTGGGAGCATCGACCGGCGGTTTTACCGACGTGCTGCTGCATGAAGGGGCTGCAAAGGTCTATGCGGTCGATGTTGGCCACGGACAGCTTGCGTGGAAGCTGCGCAGCAATACCGAGCAGGTCGTGGTGCTGGAAAAATGCAATGCCCGCGCGCTCGATGCCACGATCATCCCCGACCCCATTGGCGCGCTGGTATGTGATGCCAGCTTCATTGGCCTGCGCACGGTACTGCCCGCAGGGCTTGACCTGTGCGTGCCCGGCGCCTGGGCCATTGCGCTGATCAAGCCGCAGTTCGAGGCCGGGCGCGATGCGGTTGGCCCCAAGGGCGTGGTGCGCGACCCGGCGGTGCATGAGGCCGTGTGCGCGATGATACGCGACTGGTGGGCTGACCTGCCGGGCTGGACCGTGCTGGGCATTGATGCCAGCCCCATCACCGGGCCGGAAGGCAACCGGGAATTTCTGATCGCGGCCCGCAAGGACGGCTGA